The region TCGATACCGTACAGCGCAATGGCCGGGCTCGGAATGCGACCGCAGTAGACGACTTTCCACGCGGAATCCTCGCCCGCCTTCACCAAGGCCTTCAGAATACGTTCGGTACTCGGACGCAGATCCCCTGCAATCGCAATCGTATGTTCGCACTTGTAGCTAGATTCGCAGTACTTGATAAACGAACGCGCATACACGTAGCACACGCGATCCGTCATCGCCGTTACCAGGCCGCGCGCACCGCTAGTGCCGAATGCCACGCCGGACTGTTTCATCACTTCTTGCATCGAAACGCTCATAAGAACCTCTAGTTATCGTAAATGCAGCGAACGTATGCTGCGGTATATTTGTGTGCATTATCTGAAGCTACGGACAAGTCCTTACGGTACGCCCAAAGATACGCATATTCAAATTCGTGAGACGTTCCCGTCACGTCGTATTCCGTGGAGCTCCAGAAAAGGGCCTGTTCGCCTTCCTTGATATACTGGCCGTAATACTCGTACTCGCCACCAAGCTGGTTTATAAAATTCTCCTTCGCACTGGGATTGCTGAGAACATAGTCATAAAGGGCGACCCATTCTTCCTCACTTGGAATGTGCGTCCCTTCGGGGCAGATTCCACGGTACGGCAAGTCGATTTCGCCCAGCTGTTCGTGGTCGAACCTCGTATTCACCGCCATCGCCGTCGCCCAGGTGTACAGCCTGCCGTACTTTTCGCAATTGGCTTCATCATCTTCATAGCAGCGGCTGTCCTTCATGGGAACCTCCAGATTCTTGGTCGTCCAGACCTGATCGCCAATCTCTACACGCCCCATGTCGGGATACTCGTAGGTAAGCCAGGTCTCGTCCGCAAAGTCCTCGCCCGAAGACGACTCCACACTAGAAGAGGATTCATCCGCGCTGCTCGAAGATAAGAGATCCACGGAAGCCTCGCCCCTGACGCAGCGCACATAGGCACCCATGTACTTGTGCGGATTGCTTCTCGCTATGGAACCGTCCTTGCGGTAAGCCCAAATCCAGGCGTACTCATAATCGTAACCGGTTCCCGCCGCCTCGTATTCCGTCGTCGTCCAGAAAACCGTTTCCACGTCTTCGGACCTGTAGAAAGACTTCCAGTCGTAAGCTCCGCCAATCTGGTTCGTGAAATACGCCTTGTATTCAGGATCCTGGTTGATATACATTTCAAGGAGCGCCCATTCCTCGTCAGAAGGCAAGTGCGTTCCCTCGGGGCAGATTCCCTGGTACGGAAGTTCGATTTCGCCCAGTTTTTGCCTGTCGTACTTCGGGTCTATACCCATCGCAGCCGACCAGGTATAGATCCTACCGTATTTTTCGCAATTCACCGGATCGTCATCGTAGCACATGCTCCCTTCGACATCGATGTCCAAATTCCTAGTCATCCATTCTAGCGAACCGATTTTCACGAAATCACCCGCCGTGAGCACGAAAGAGCTGCTAGAAACCTTCGCCTTCGAAGACGAACTTTCCGGCGTGTCAAAATTCCACCTGGAAGAACTCGAGAAACTGGCAGAAGAACTTGATTCGGCTTTCAGG is a window of uncultured Fibrobacter sp. DNA encoding:
- a CDS encoding FISUMP domain-containing protein, translated to MNKFSRSILLLACAASFFSYGCNHDSGSGSGEDEREFPVVDRCAEEYGFEKDSAWSKAISADSYMETWLCDRLSEYMNTMFSFYARCVSAEYNKSKNRFDIEIITERGEKYIWADVSGCKYKFDSDGDFKDWTSTVSEWGLDECFCKVDNGVTYYRNVSPRKPEESSSSLKAESSSSASFSSSSRWNFDTPESSSSKAKVSSSSFVLTAGDFVKIGSLEWMTRNLDIDVEGSMCYDDDPVNCEKYGRIYTWSAAMGIDPKYDRQKLGEIELPYQGICPEGTHLPSDEEWALLEMYINQDPEYKAYFTNQIGGAYDWKSFYRSEDVETVFWTTTEYEAAGTGYDYEYAWIWAYRKDGSIARSNPHKYMGAYVRCVRGEASVDLLSSSSADESSSSVESSSGEDFADETWLTYEYPDMGRVEIGDQVWTTKNLEVPMKDSRCYEDDEANCEKYGRLYTWATAMAVNTRFDHEQLGEIDLPYRGICPEGTHIPSEEEWVALYDYVLSNPSAKENFINQLGGEYEYYGQYIKEGEQALFWSSTEYDVTGTSHEFEYAYLWAYRKDLSVASDNAHKYTAAYVRCIYDN